From Amycolatopsis sp. WQ 127309:
GGTGGGTGCCCAGACGCAGGAGCAGGCGTTCCTCGCGCTGGGCACGCCCCCGGAACACCTGCCCTACCTGCGGGCGAGCCTGCTCAGCCTGGACGGTGCCGAGCACACCCGGCTGCGCCGCAGCATCAGCCACGCCTTCGGCGCCGCCCAGGTCGCCACGCTGCGGCCCCGGGTGCAGGAGATCGTCGACGAGCTGCTCGACGGCTTCGCCGCGGCGGAGACGGTGAACCTGCTCGACGAGTACGCCTACCCGCTGGCCATGGCCGTGGTCTGCGAACTGGTCGGGGTCCCCGAAGCCGACTGGGCGGACTGGTGGCGCTGGGGCAAGGTGCTCGTCGGCGGCGACCCGGCGCAGATCACGCCGACGCTGGGCGAGATGTTCGCCTTCTGCCACGCGCTGATCGACCGGCGCCGCGCCGAGCCGCGCGACGACCTGATCAGCCAGGTCGTCGCCAAGGACGACCTGACCGACGTCGACGCCGTGGCCGTCCTGGTGTTCCTCGTGCTCGCCGGGCACGAAACCATGGCGCACATGCTGTCCAACGCGGCGCTCGCCCTGATGCGCGACCCCGCCCAGCGGGAGCTGCTGCGTACCGAGCCCGAGCTCTGGCCGGCCGCGGTGCGCGAGCTGGTGCGCACCGACGGCCCGGTGCAGCTCGCCCGGCTGCGCTACGCCGCGACCGACCTCGAGGTCGGCGGCGTGCGGATCAGCGCGGGTGACGCCGTGCAGGCGGTGCTCGGGGCGGCCAACCGCGATCCCGCGCAGTTCGCCCACCCCCACGACACCGACGTGCGGTGGCAGGCTCTGTACGGCGGCCGCGAGGGCAGCGTCGGATTCGGCTGGGGGCCGCACTTCTGCCTCGGCGTCGCGCTGGCGAAGCTGGAAGCCGAGGTCGCGCTGAGCACCCTGTTCGCCCGCTTTCCCGAGGTGTCCCCGGTGACCGAGCCGGCGTGGGTGCCGTTGCCGCGCGGGCGCCACCGCGTCAACCTGGACGTCCGCCTGCGCTGATCGTCGCTACGCCCGCGCGTAAAAGCCGACCGGCATCGTCACCTCGGCGCTCGACGCCCCGCACTCGAGCATCCACAGCGCCGCGGCGGGCCCGAGGTCCCGGCCCAGTGCGCCGAGGGCGTCCGGATCGGGGGCGACCGCGCGCGCCTGCGCCACCCCGCGCGTGAACGCGTCCGGGTCCCAGCCGTCCGGGACGGCGTCGCCGAGGCAGCGCGCTCCCTCGGTCATCGCGGTCAGCTTCGCGGCCGGTAGCGGGTCGGTGACGCCGAGCAGGCCGTGGGTGCGCTCCCCGGCCAGCACCCCCATCCAGCGCGAGGTGTCCGGCGTCGGGCTGGGTCCGGTCCAGCGGGGGCGCGCGTCCATGTCCGGGAGAGTTTCGGGGACGCCGGACACGGCCCAGCGGCCGGCCCACTCGACGGCCAGGCCGGGGGCGCTGCGGGTGGCGGGGTTGTGGAAGCGGGCCATGTCCCACCGGGTGCCGACCGCGACGGCGGCGAGGTCGCGGTGCGGCCAGACCCGCGCCTCCCACCAGAAGCCCCACGGGAACGCCGCCGTGTGGCCCCACCACCAGTCGTCACCCAGCGCCGGGTCGGCGAGCTCGAGCGTCAGGCCGGAGAACGACGGCGCGCCGTGGCTGGGCCGGGCGACCCGCGGCGTCACCATGGCCGCGAGCGACTCCGGCCGGACGAGTCCGCGGTCGCCGCGGGCGGTGCGCAGCAAGGACTGCAGCAGCCGCCCGGCGTCCGCGGCGCTGGTGTGCATCCCGACGCCCGGGTAGGCCGAGGTGCGCAGCGGCGGGCTCGGCACGCACCAGTCGCCGAAGGCCATGTACCCCGTCGCCCGGTCGGTGCCCCGGCCCGGCGCCCCGGTCGCCCACGGGTTCCGCGTGCCGTCGTCGATGCTCGTGCCGGTCATCCCGGCCGGGGCGAAGACGTCCCGGTGGACGCGCGCGCCGTAGGCGTCCCCGGTCAGGTGCTCGAGCGCACCGCCCAGCACGCCGACGCCGAAGCTGGAGTACGAGTACGGACCCGGCGTCGTCACCAGCGGCAGCGCCCCGCCGTACTCGACCGCGCGCCCGGCTTCGTGGCGACGGCGGACGTAGTCGAGGACCGGTTCGGCCGGCGCCTCGAACGCCGTGGCCGTGACGATGTCGTTGTAGTAGCCGCCCTGGTGGGCCGCCAGCATGGCCGTGGTGACGGGCGCCGCGCCGGGACCGCGCAGCCCCGCGGGCAGCAGCGCGTCGATCGGCGTGTCCAGGCCGACTTCGCCCGCCTCGACCAGCTGCATGAAGGCCAGTCCCGTGACGGGCTTGGTGAGCGACCCCGCCGGCGCCACGGTCTCGGCGGTCATCGGCGCGCCCGCGGCCAGGTCCGCGAACCCGGTCGCGGCCGTGCGCAGCTCGGTGCTCGTCGCCACCGCGACGGCGACCCCGGGCGTGCCGGTGACCGCCGCCAGCCGCGGCAGGACGGAGTCGAGCGCCGTCATCA
This genomic window contains:
- a CDS encoding serine hydrolase, which encodes MLDDVMTALDSVLPRLAAVTGTPGVAVAVATSTELRTAATGFADLAAGAPMTAETVAPAGSLTKPVTGLAFMQLVEAGEVGLDTPIDALLPAGLRGPGAAPVTTAMLAAHQGGYYNDIVTATAFEAPAEPVLDYVRRRHEAGRAVEYGGALPLVTTPGPYSYSSFGVGVLGGALEHLTGDAYGARVHRDVFAPAGMTGTSIDDGTRNPWATGAPGRGTDRATGYMAFGDWCVPSPPLRTSAYPGVGMHTSAADAGRLLQSLLRTARGDRGLVRPESLAAMVTPRVARPSHGAPSFSGLTLELADPALGDDWWWGHTAAFPWGFWWEARVWPHRDLAAVAVGTRWDMARFHNPATRSAPGLAVEWAGRWAVSGVPETLPDMDARPRWTGPSPTPDTSRWMGVLAGERTHGLLGVTDPLPAAKLTAMTEGARCLGDAVPDGWDPDAFTRGVAQARAVAPDPDALGALGRDLGPAAALWMLECGASSAEVTMPVGFYARA
- a CDS encoding cytochrome P450, with the protein product MPPEPVVDLRDPAILDDPLSGYDRILAESPVCWARLPGGEEGWLVTRSDDVRAVLSDPAVRNDPTGLPGVGAQTQEQAFLALGTPPEHLPYLRASLLSLDGAEHTRLRRSISHAFGAAQVATLRPRVQEIVDELLDGFAAAETVNLLDEYAYPLAMAVVCELVGVPEADWADWWRWGKVLVGGDPAQITPTLGEMFAFCHALIDRRRAEPRDDLISQVVAKDDLTDVDAVAVLVFLVLAGHETMAHMLSNAALALMRDPAQRELLRTEPELWPAAVRELVRTDGPVQLARLRYAATDLEVGGVRISAGDAVQAVLGAANRDPAQFAHPHDTDVRWQALYGGREGSVGFGWGPHFCLGVALAKLEAEVALSTLFARFPEVSPVTEPAWVPLPRGRHRVNLDVRLR